One Budorcas taxicolor isolate Tak-1 chromosome 13, Takin1.1, whole genome shotgun sequence DNA window includes the following coding sequences:
- the LOC128058358 gene encoding endogenous retrovirus group V member 1 Env polyprotein-like, producing MTGWETWTLLLALLLRRGWGQNNEERGAWRENSVVNFSSILASGNNLSSWTCHPHPQEGVPQLQIVPVDEDVNLTLTSEPVRNTLLLIVDLEDHEEMGCVELTDPWNQTGLWIKRPFLCTGQGKPCCPCQTDACLIDAGSSLSIYPMSFSTLSSSCTPNQTHWCVDSSLLSPGTQPNTSCTHWKGTAAPAWRLAYQTPSAFSDEEEIEENSELDGGPLDGGPLSPRCSNAPRWGALLRRWFNSTSPRQACTPAGYLFLCGPPQNKLPFEGSPNSSFSWPLRAVAYPCLDNVHFRGECTLGRLGAKGLSTTAYNSATSQNRHNWALRLVLAGIGAAIGLAAPWGVLPIMKQS from the coding sequence ATGACAGGATGGGAAACATGGACCCTTCTCCTGGCCCTTCTCCTAAGGAGGGGTTGGGGACAGAACAAcgaggagaggggagcctggagagAAAACTCAGTCGTCAACTTCTCCAGCattttggcctcaggaaataATCTCTCCAGTTGGACCTGTCATCCCCACCCACAAGAGGGGGTTCCTCAGCTCCAGATTGTGCCTGTAGATGAGGATGTCAATCTCACCCTGACTTCTGAACCAGTTAGGAACACGCTGCTTCTAATAGTGGATCTTGAAGATCATGAGGAAATGGGGTGTGTAGAGCTTACAGACCCTTGGAACCAAACGGGTCTCTGGATTAAGCGGCCCTTTCTCTGCACAGGGCAAGGAAAACCCTGTTGCCCCTGCCAGACAGATGCCTGCCTTATCGATGCGGGAAGCTCACTGTCTATTTATCCAATGTCATTTTCCACGTTAAGCTCCTCCTGCACCCCTAACCAGACTCACTGGTGTGTGGACTCATCTCTGCTCTCCCCAGGCACCCAGCCCAACACATCTTGTACGCACTGGAAAGGAACAGCAGCCCCGGCCTGGAGGCTCGCCTATCAGACCCCTTCTGCTTTCAGCGATGaggaggaaatagaggaaaactcaGAACTAGATGGGGGACCGCTAGACGGAGGGCCTTTGTCCCCTAGGTGCAGTAATGCCCCTCGCTGGGGTGCCCTTTTACGTCGATGGTTTAATTCTACTTCACCCCGCCAAGCTTGTACCCCTGCCGGATATCTATTCCTCTGTGGTCCACCGCAGAATAAACTACCCTTTGAAGGGAGCCCAAATTCCTCCTTCTCCTGGCCTCTCCGAGCAGTGGCCTACCCATGCCTAGACAATGTTCACTTCCGAGGAGAATGCACTTTGGGCCGATTGGGCGCTAAAGGGCTAAGCACCACTGCATATAATAGTGCCACCTCTCAAAACAGACATAACTGGGCACTCAGATTAGTCTTGGCAGGGATTGGGGCGGCCATAGGTCTGGCTGCCCCTTGGGGAGTTTTGCCTATCATGAAACAATCTTAA